Part of the Kineococcus aurantiacus genome, CGGGGCCACCGTCCTGGAGTTCGGGGCCGGGGCCGGGCAGTGCGCCCGCTGGGTCGCCGGCCGCGGCGCCCGGGTCGTGGCGACCGACCTGTCCCTGGGGATGCTGCGCGAGGGCGCCGGGGCCGCCCGGGAGGCCGGGGTGCCGCTGGCGCAGTGCGACGCGCGGGTCCTGCCGTTCGCCGACGCCTGCTTCGACGTCGCCTTCACCTCCTACGGGGCGCTGCCCTTCGTCGCCGACGCCGACCGGGTCCTCGCGGAGGTCGCGCGGGTGCTCAAGCCCGGCGGGCGGCTGGCCGCCAGCGTGCCGCACCCCGTCCGCTGGGCCTTCCCCGACGTGCCCGGGCCCGAGGGGCTGACCGCCACCCACTCCTACTTCGACCGCCGCGCCTACGTCGAGGCCGACGAGCACGGCACCGTGACCTACGCCGAGCACCACCGCACCGTGGGCGACTGGGTCCGGCTGCTGGTGGCCGCGGGGTTCGCGGTGCGCGACCTCGTCGAACCGGAGTGGCGGTCCGGGGACGCCGAGTGGGGCGGGTGGAGCCGGCTGCGCGGGGAGCTGCTGCCGGGCACCCTCGTCCTCGTCGCCGACCGCCGCGACTGATCCCGGCCCCGGCCCCGGCCCCGGCGGCTAGTGCCCCGCCTCGTGCCAGCTGCGGCCGACCCCCACGGACACGTCCAGCGGCACCGCGAGGTCGGCGGCCCCGGCCATCGTCGAGCGCACCAGCGCCTCCAGCGCCTCCCGCTCCCCCGCTGCGACCTCCAGGACCAGCTCGTCGTGCACCTGCAGCAGCAGCCGGGACCGCAGGCCGCTCTCGCGCAGCCCCGCGTCCAGGTCGAGCATCGCCACCTTGATGATGTCGGCCGCGCTGCCCTGGATGGGGGCGTTGAGGGCCATCCGCTCGGCCATCTCCCGGCGCTGCCGGTTGTCGCTGGCCAGGTCGGGCAGGTACCGGCGCCGGCCCAGGATGGTCTCGGTCCAGCCCGTGCGGCGGGCCTGCTCGACGACGCCGTACAGGTAGTCGCGCACCCCGCCGAAGCGCTCGAAGTAGTCGTCCATGAGGCCCTTGGCCTCCTCGGTGGAGATCTTCAGCTGGTTCGACAGGCCGAAGGCCGACAACCCGTACGCCAGGCCGTAGGACATCGCCTTGATCTTGGCGCGCATCTCGGGCGTGACGTCCGCCGGCGCGACCCCGAAGACGCGGCTGCCCACGAAGCGGTGCAGGTCCTCCCCGGAGGTGAAGGCCGCGATGAGGCCCTCGTCCTGGGACAGGTGCGCCATGATCCGCATCTCGATCTGGGAGTAGTCCGCGGTGAGCAGGCACTCGAACCCGTCGTCGGAGCCGACGACGAAGGCCTGCCGGATGCGCCGGCCCTCCTCGGTGCGGATCGGGATGTTCTGCAGGTTCGGGTCGGTCGAGGACAACCGGCCGGTCGCGGCGATCATCTGCTGGTAGGTGGTGTGGATGCGCCCGTCGTCGGCGACGGACTTGCGCAGCCCCTCGACGGTCTGCCGCAGCCGGGAGGCGTCGCGGTGCTCCAGCAGGTGGGCCAGGAACGGGTGCTCGGTCTTGACGAACAGCGCCGCGAGCGCGTCGGCGTCGGTGGTGTAGCCCGTCTTGGTCCGCTTGGTCTTGGGCATCTGCAGCTGCTCGAACAGCACCGTCTGCAGCTGCTTGGGGGAGCCGAGGTTGATCTCGGTGCCGATGACCTCGTAGGCCAGCGACTGGGCCTGGGCGACGCGGTCGGCGAAGTGCTCCTCCAGGTCGGCCAGGAGCACGCCGTCGACGGCGACCCCGACCCGCTCCTGGCGGGCCAGGACGTCCACCAGCGGCAGCTCCACGTCGGCCAGCAGCTGCGTCCCGCCGCGCTCGGACAGCTCCACGGCCAGGACGCCGGCCAGCTCGGAGATCGCCAGCGCGCGCACCATGCCCTCCTCGGCGCGGGCCTGCAGGTCCCCGCCGACGGGGCCGTCGCCGCCGTCGAGCGTCAGCTGCTCGTCCGCCGGGGCCGCCGGCAGCGACCCCTCGGCGCGCAGCTCGCGCTTGAGGTGGCGCACGGCGAGGTCGGCCAGGTCGTAGCTGCGCTGGTCGGGCCGGCACAGGTACGCCGCGAGCGCGGTGTCGAACACGACCCCGGCCAGCTCCCAGCCGCGGGCCAGGAGCGCGTGGGAGGGGCCCTTGACGTCGTGGGCGACCTTGGGGCGGTCGGCGTCGGCGAGCCAGGCGACCAGGGCCCGCTCGTCGCCCGGCTCGATCGTCACCGGGTCGACCCAGGCGGCCACGCCGTCGGCGCCCGCCAGCGCCAGGCCGGTGACCTCACCGGTGCCGCGGCCCCACTCCCCCTGCACGTGCAGCCCCGTGCGGCCCGTGGCGTGCTCGTCCAGCCAGGGGCCGACCTCCCCGGCCAGCAGGACGGCGCCGTCGACGCCGAACCCCTCCTCGGCCTCGGGCTCGGCCGACTCCAGGGTGGCGAAGAGGCGGTCGCGCAGGACGCGGAACTCCAGGCCGTCGAAGACGGTGTGGACCTGCTCGCGGTCCCAGGCCCGGCGCAGCAGCTCCGGGACGGTGGTGTCCAGGCTCAGGTCCGTGACCAGGGCGTTGAGCCGGCGGTTGCGGATGACGGAGTCGAGGTGGGCGCGCAGGTTCTCCCCCGCCTTGCCCTTGACGAGGTCGGCGTGGGCGATGACGCCGTCGAGGCCGTCGTACTCGCCGATCCACTTGGCGGCGGTCTTGGCCCCCACGCCGGGCACGCCGGGGAGGTTGTCGGAGGTCTCCCCCACGAGCGCGGCGAGGTCGGGGTACCGCTGCGGCGGGACGCCGTACTTGGCCTCCACGGCCTCGGGAGTCATGCGGGACAGCTCCGAGACGCCCTTGACGGGGTACAGGACGGTCACCTCGGGCCGGACGAGCTGGAGGGCGTCGCGGTCGCCGGTGCAGACGAGGACGTCGAAGTCCTGGGCGACGGCCTGGGTGGTGAGGGTGGCGATGACGTCGTCGGCCTCGTAGCCCTCCTTCTCCACCACGGGCACGCGCAGCGCGGCGAGCACCTCCTTGACCAGCTCGACCTGGCCGCGGAACTCGTCGGGGCTCTTGGTGCGGGTGCCCTTGTACTCGGGGTAGGCCTCGGTGCGGAAGGAGTGGCGCGAGACGTCGAAGGTGACGGCGAAGTGGGTGGGGTCCTCGTCGCGCAGCAGGTTGATGAGCATCGAGGTGAAGCCGTAGACGGCGTTCGTCGGCTGCCCGGTGGTCGTGGCGAAGTTGCCGACCGGCAGGGCGTAGAAGGCGCGGTAGGCCATCGAGTGCCCGTCGATGAGCAGCAGCCGGGGCCGCGTCGGTGCGGCCTTCGCGGTCCGGGCCGCCGCGGCGGTCGTGGCGGCGGTGCGGGGAGCGGCTGCTCTGCGGGCAGCGGGCGGTGTCACGTCCGCCAGGGTAGTCAGCTCCCCCGACACCACCGGCGCGCGCGGCCGCCCGGTGCCGCTCAGCTGGCGGTGGGCACCTCGAGCGTGTCCCCCGAGCGGGCCAGCCGGGCCCGTAGGGAGCGGCGCCGGGCGACGACGTCGGTGGTGTGCGCGGAGGCGCCGGGGGCGTCGGACAGCTTGCGGCGCAGCACCGGCAGCGGCGCGGCGCGGCGCACGACGACGGGGGCGAACCCGAGGCGGGCCATGTAGCGGGTGTAGTCGCGGTCGCCGGGCAGGACCGTGCAGGCCAGCTGCTCGGCGCCCTCGCTCTCGGCGACGTGGACGGCCTTGCGCAGCAGGGCCCGGCCCACGCCGCGGCGGCGGGCGCCGGGGACGACGTGCAGGTGCTCGACGCTGGGGCCGGCGCAGTTGCCCAGCGGCAGCAGCGGGGTGGAGGTCAGGAGGGCGTAGCCGACCGGCTCGGACCCGGCGAAGGCGAGCAGGACGCGGACCTCACCGCTGTCCAGGGAGCGCAGCAGACGGGCGCGCACGCTGTCGACGGAGGCCCGCAGCTGGGCCTGGTCGAAGCGGGCGGAGGTGTACAGGTCCATCAGGACGTCGACGTCGGCGGTGCCGGCGGCGCGCACCTCGACTGCGGGTCGTGCCACGTGATCCCCTCCCGCGCGGCGCACCCGCGGGTGCGCACGACGAAGCAGACCGGGCCCCCGCTCCGGTGGCCGCCCCACTCGGGGGAGCGGCTGCGCCGGACACTAGGGCACGGCGGGCCGCAGGGGAAGATCCCGCCGCGATCGCACCGTGACCTTCACCCGCTGTGGCGAACTGCCCGCCCACGGCCACGGGGTGTGACCGGGCCGGGGAACGCCGACGCGGGGGGCCGCACCTTCCGGCCCCCCGCGTCGGTGCTCACCGCCTAGACGTCGCCGCCGAGGTAGGCGGCGCGGATCGAGTCGTCGGCGGCCAGCTCGGCGCCGGTCCCCGACCGCACGACCGTCCCCGTCTCCAGGACGTAGGCGACGTCGGAGATGCGCAGCGCCTGGGCGGCGTTCTGCTCGACCAGCAGCACCGTGGTGCCCTGCTGGTTGATCTCCACGATGATCGAGAAGATCTGCTGGATGAGCTTGGGCGCCAGCCCCATGGAGGGCTCGTCGAGCAGCAGCACCCGCGGGCGCGACATGAGGGCGCGGCCGATGGCGAGCATCTGCTGCTCACCCCCGGACATCGTCCCGGCGAACTGCGACCGGCGTTCGGCCAGGCGCGGGAACAGGGAGAAGACCCGGTCCAGGTCCTGCCGGTAGGCCGCGGTGCGCCGGTCCTTGCGGGTGTAGGCGCCCATGTCGAGGTTCTCCTCGACGGTCATCCCGACGAACGTCCCACGGCCCTCGGGGGCCTGGCACAGGCCCTTCTGGACGAGCTTGTGCGAGGGGACCTTGGTGATGTCCTCCCCCTCGAACACGATGGAACCGGTGCGGACGGTGCGCAGCCCCGACACGGTCTTCAGCGTGGTCGTCTTGCCGGCGCCGTTGGCGCCGATGAGCGTCGCGATGGCACCTTCGGGCACGGCGAAGGAGACGTCCCGGATGGCCTCGATGCGCCCGTAGTTGACGCTGAGGTCCTTCACGACGAGCTGGTCGCTCACAGTTGCTCGTCCCCCTCGGACAGCTGGTCGTCCTCGACGCCCAGGTAGGCGGCGATGACCGCCGGGTCGTTGCGGATCTCCGCGGGCAGCCCCTCGGCGATCTTCTTGCCGAACTCCAGGACGACGATGCGGTCGGTGACGCCCATGACCAGGCGCATGTCGTGCTCGATGAGCAGGACGGTGTTGCCCATGTCGCGGACGCGGCGGATGAGGTCCATCAGCCGCTGCTTCTCCACGGGGTTGAACCCCGCGGCCGGCTCGTCCAGGCACAGCAGCTTGGGCTTGGTGGCCAGCGCCCGGGCGATCTCCAGGCGGCGCTGCTCGCCGTAGGACAGGTTGCGCGCCAGGTCGTCCGCGCGGTGGCCCAGGTCCATCATGTCGAGCAGCTCGTCGGCCAGCGCGTGCCCCTCGCGGGTCTCCCGCCGGTGCCGCGGCAGCCGGAACAGGGAGTTCAGCACCCCCGAGCGGTGGTGGGAGTCGGCCCCCACCAGCACGTTCTCGCGGGCCGTCATGTTCCCGAACAGGCGGATGTTCTGGAACGTGCGCGCGATCCCCAGCCGGTTGATCTGGTACCGCTTGCGCTTGCCCAGCGGCTGGCCGTCGAAGACGACGCGCCCCTCGGTCGGCTGGTACACGCCGGTGAGGGCGTTGAAGCAGGTCGTCTTCCCAGCGCCGTTGGGGCCGATGAGCCCGAGGATCTCCCCCTGGCGGATGTCGAAGGAGACGTCGTTGAGGGCCACGACCCCGCCGAAGCGCAGGGTCACGTTCTCCATGGTCAGCAGCGGCGGGCCGAACTCGCGCGGTGCGGCCACGGGGCTGTCCTCCGTCAGTTCAGGCACGAGCGCCCTCCTCCGTCCCCTCGAGTTCCTTGGTGACCGCGTCCGCGCGCTGGGCCCGGCGGGCCCGGCGCGGCGGCAGCAGGCCCTGCGGCCGGAAGTTGGCCAGCAGCAGCAGGAGCAGGCCGAACACCACGATGCGGAAGTCGGCGAACTCGCGGAACCGCTCGGGCAGGTAGGCGACGACGACACCGCCGACGATGGCGCCCCAGCGGTTCCCCTGCCCGCCGATGACGACGGCCGCGAGGAACATCATCGACAGCTGGATCATGAAGGAGTCCGGGTTGATGGCCCCGACGCGGGAGGCGTACAGCGCCCCGGACAGGCCACCCACGAACGCGCCCATGGCGAAGGCCAGCAGCTTGAAGCGGAACGTGGGCACGCCGTTGAGCTCGGCGGCCTCCTCGTCCTCGCGGGTGGCCTCCCACGCGCGGCCGACGCGGCTGCTCTGCAGCAGCCGGTCGGCGATGAGCACCAGGATGATCACGGCGAGGGCGAGCCAGTAGTACGGGACCGCGTCCAGCAGGCCGAACTTGAGGAAGACCGAGCGGGCCCCCTCCCCCAGGTCGACCTTCGCGACGGCGCCGTCCCAGACCAGGCTGGGCAGCCCGAACAGCTCCGTGGACGGCGGCCGCGGGATGCCGGTGATGCCGCGGGCCCCGTTGAGCCACTCGGTGTTCAGCGCCGTGAGCCGGATGATCTCCCCGAACCCCAGCGTCACGATGGCCAGGTAGTCGCCGCGCACGCGCAGCGTGGGCGCGCCCAGCAGCAGACCGCTGGCCGTGGAGATCGTCACGGCCATGACGATGAGCACGAACCACGGGACCTGCCCGTGCAGGGAGCCGAAGACGCCGACGGTGTAGGCGCCGATGGCGTAGAAGCCGACGTACCCCAGGTCGAGCAGACCGGCGTACCCCAGCACGATGTTCAGCCCGAGGGCCACGAGCGCGTAGTTCGCCACGGTCGCCAGCACGGCGCCGAACTCGGCGTCCTCGGTGGAGACGATCGGCAGGTTCAGCAGCGGCAGGATGAAGAAGAAGAGCGCGATGAGGACCCAGATCGCGATCTGGACCGGTTTGGGCAGCGTCGTCCACCGGTCGGCGAACGTGGGCTTGGCCGGGCTCCGCTTGGCGGGAGTGGTCGCTGTGCTCATGCGCGGGCCTTCCCGAGGGACTCACCGAGGATGCCGGTGGGCCGGAACAGCAGGACGACGACGAGGAGCAGGAACGACACGACGTCCTTCCAGGACGAGGCGAGCCCGAGCAACGTCGCGTAGTTCTCGACCAGGCCGAGGACCAGACCGCCCACGAGGGCACCGCGGATGTTGCCGATGCCGCCCAGGACCGCGGCCGTGAAGGCCTTGATGCCCAGGACGAAGCCCACGTTGTAGCGGGTCACCCCGATGTGGACGAGGTAGAGCAGGGCCGCGGCGCCGGCCATCAGGCCGCCGATGAAGAAGGTGAGCTGGACGACGCGCTTCTGGTTCACGCCCATGAGGGCGGCGGCCTCGGGGTTCTGGGACACGGCCCGCACCCCCCGGCCCAGCCGGGAGCGGCTGACGAACTGGTCCAGGGCGATCATCATGAGCACCGCGGCGATCAGCACGATGAGCTGGTTGCTGCGGACCTGGAACCCGGCGATCTCCAGCACCTGCACGTTCGGCAGCGGGTTGACGAACGCGGTGTTCTCCCGGGCCTGCCGGACGTAGGGCGCCAGCACGGTGTCCAGGTTGAGCCAGCCGGCGATCCGGTCCCGCAGGCCCATGATCTCGGAGAGCATGAAGGACGCGCCGATGGCGGAGATGAGGGCGACCAGCGGCGGGGCGTGCTTCTCCCGCAGCCGCCGGTAGGCGATGCGCTCCACGACGAGCGCGACGCCGCCGCTGACGGCCATCGCCGCGACGAGGGCCACCAGCAGCAACCCGATGGCGGCCGGCCAGCTCATGCCCGAGCGCGCTCCGAGCAGGGTCATCGCCCACACGGCCCCGAAGCTGCCCCACATGAAGACTTCGGAGTGCGCGAAGTTGATGAGGCGCAGGACGCCGTAGACGAGGGTGTAGCCGAGGGCGAACAGGGCGTAGATCGCGCCGACCACCAGACCCGTGAAGGTCAGGTTCAAGAACGTGGACAGGGGAACTCCCCGGGGTGAGGGGTGCGTACGGGGGGAAGGGTCGGAACGCGCGACGACCCCACCCGCGCGGAGCGGGTGGGGTCGCGCGGCGGATCAGGAGGCGTTGATCTCCTGGTCGGCGACGATCTGACCGCCCTGGACCTTGTAGGCCCAGACGGAGACCTCGCTGGGCTCGCCCTTGTCGTCGAACTTCAGCTGCTTGGTGACAC contains:
- a CDS encoding ATP-binding cassette domain-containing protein, encoding MSDQLVVKDLSVNYGRIEAIRDVSFAVPEGAIATLIGANGAGKTTTLKTVSGLRTVRTGSIVFEGEDITKVPSHKLVQKGLCQAPEGRGTFVGMTVEENLDMGAYTRKDRRTAAYRQDLDRVFSLFPRLAERRSQFAGTMSGGEQQMLAIGRALMSRPRVLLLDEPSMGLAPKLIQQIFSIIVEINQQGTTVLLVEQNAAQALRISDVAYVLETGTVVRSGTGAELAADDSIRAAYLGGDV
- a CDS encoding ABC transporter ATP-binding protein, which produces MPELTEDSPVAAPREFGPPLLTMENVTLRFGGVVALNDVSFDIRQGEILGLIGPNGAGKTTCFNALTGVYQPTEGRVVFDGQPLGKRKRYQINRLGIARTFQNIRLFGNMTARENVLVGADSHHRSGVLNSLFRLPRHRRETREGHALADELLDMMDLGHRADDLARNLSYGEQRRLEIARALATKPKLLCLDEPAAGFNPVEKQRLMDLIRRVRDMGNTVLLIEHDMRLVMGVTDRIVVLEFGKKIAEGLPAEIRNDPAVIAAYLGVEDDQLSEGDEQL
- a CDS encoding methyltransferase domain-containing protein, producing MEHQEHSPDQAQPSVGRRGVGPEETVAAQRAWWDAEAAQYRREHGAFLGDDRDGSDLVWGPDGLREADAGLLGDLAGATVLEFGAGAGQCARWVAGRGARVVATDLSLGMLREGAGAAREAGVPLAQCDARVLPFADACFDVAFTSYGALPFVADADRVLAEVARVLKPGGRLAASVPHPVRWAFPDVPGPEGLTATHSYFDRRAYVEADEHGTVTYAEHHRTVGDWVRLLVAAGFAVRDLVEPEWRSGDAEWGGWSRLRGELLPGTLVLVADRRD
- the polA gene encoding DNA polymerase I — its product is MTPPAARRAAAPRTAATTAAAARTAKAAPTRPRLLLIDGHSMAYRAFYALPVGNFATTTGQPTNAVYGFTSMLINLLRDEDPTHFAVTFDVSRHSFRTEAYPEYKGTRTKSPDEFRGQVELVKEVLAALRVPVVEKEGYEADDVIATLTTQAVAQDFDVLVCTGDRDALQLVRPEVTVLYPVKGVSELSRMTPEAVEAKYGVPPQRYPDLAALVGETSDNLPGVPGVGAKTAAKWIGEYDGLDGVIAHADLVKGKAGENLRAHLDSVIRNRRLNALVTDLSLDTTVPELLRRAWDREQVHTVFDGLEFRVLRDRLFATLESAEPEAEEGFGVDGAVLLAGEVGPWLDEHATGRTGLHVQGEWGRGTGEVTGLALAGADGVAAWVDPVTIEPGDERALVAWLADADRPKVAHDVKGPSHALLARGWELAGVVFDTALAAYLCRPDQRSYDLADLAVRHLKRELRAEGSLPAAPADEQLTLDGGDGPVGGDLQARAEEGMVRALAISELAGVLAVELSERGGTQLLADVELPLVDVLARQERVGVAVDGVLLADLEEHFADRVAQAQSLAYEVIGTEINLGSPKQLQTVLFEQLQMPKTKRTKTGYTTDADALAALFVKTEHPFLAHLLEHRDASRLRQTVEGLRKSVADDGRIHTTYQQMIAATGRLSSTDPNLQNIPIRTEEGRRIRQAFVVGSDDGFECLLTADYSQIEMRIMAHLSQDEGLIAAFTSGEDLHRFVGSRVFGVAPADVTPEMRAKIKAMSYGLAYGLSAFGLSNQLKISTEEAKGLMDDYFERFGGVRDYLYGVVEQARRTGWTETILGRRRYLPDLASDNRQRREMAERMALNAPIQGSAADIIKVAMLDLDAGLRESGLRSRLLLQVHDELVLEVAAGEREALEALVRSTMAGAADLAVPLDVSVGVGRSWHEAGH
- a CDS encoding branched-chain amino acid ABC transporter permease gives rise to the protein MSTATTPAKRSPAKPTFADRWTTLPKPVQIAIWVLIALFFFILPLLNLPIVSTEDAEFGAVLATVANYALVALGLNIVLGYAGLLDLGYVGFYAIGAYTVGVFGSLHGQVPWFVLIVMAVTISTASGLLLGAPTLRVRGDYLAIVTLGFGEIIRLTALNTEWLNGARGITGIPRPPSTELFGLPSLVWDGAVAKVDLGEGARSVFLKFGLLDAVPYYWLALAVIILVLIADRLLQSSRVGRAWEATREDEEAAELNGVPTFRFKLLAFAMGAFVGGLSGALYASRVGAINPDSFMIQLSMMFLAAVVIGGQGNRWGAIVGGVVVAYLPERFREFADFRIVVFGLLLLLLANFRPQGLLPPRRARRAQRADAVTKELEGTEEGARA
- a CDS encoding branched-chain amino acid ABC transporter permease, producing MNLTFTGLVVGAIYALFALGYTLVYGVLRLINFAHSEVFMWGSFGAVWAMTLLGARSGMSWPAAIGLLLVALVAAMAVSGGVALVVERIAYRRLREKHAPPLVALISAIGASFMLSEIMGLRDRIAGWLNLDTVLAPYVRQARENTAFVNPLPNVQVLEIAGFQVRSNQLIVLIAAVLMMIALDQFVSRSRLGRGVRAVSQNPEAAALMGVNQKRVVQLTFFIGGLMAGAAALLYLVHIGVTRYNVGFVLGIKAFTAAVLGGIGNIRGALVGGLVLGLVENYATLLGLASSWKDVVSFLLLVVVLLFRPTGILGESLGKARA
- a CDS encoding GNAT family N-acetyltransferase; the protein is MARPAVEVRAAGTADVDVLMDLYTSARFDQAQLRASVDSVRARLLRSLDSGEVRVLLAFAGSEPVGYALLTSTPLLPLGNCAGPSVEHLHVVPGARRRGVGRALLRKAVHVAESEGAEQLACTVLPGDRDYTRYMARLGFAPVVVRRAAPLPVLRRKLSDAPGASAHTTDVVARRRSLRARLARSGDTLEVPTAS